In Haloplanus rubicundus, one DNA window encodes the following:
- a CDS encoding type II toxin-antitoxin system VapC family toxin, with protein sequence MADVVVDTSTVVKWYIPEQHHEQARALRDEFLNGKHDLCAPALMPFEAVNALKYSGHYDGERLHEAANSLDNYGIELVSFGSVGPIAEIANTVDITAYDAAYVALAVERDGIAYTADGNLLQELDGSEYEGTVAHIQTY encoded by the coding sequence ATGGCCGATGTCGTCGTCGACACTAGTACTGTCGTCAAGTGGTACATTCCCGAGCAGCATCACGAACAGGCCCGAGCACTTCGTGACGAGTTCCTCAACGGCAAACACGACCTGTGCGCACCGGCGCTCATGCCTTTCGAGGCGGTCAATGCACTCAAGTACAGCGGCCACTACGATGGCGAGCGACTCCATGAAGCCGCAAACTCGCTTGACAACTACGGTATCGAACTCGTTTCGTTCGGATCAGTCGGCCCCATCGCGGAGATCGCGAACACCGTTGACATCACGGCCTACGACGCTGCCTACGTCGCACTCGCCGTCGAACGGGATGGGATAGCCTACACCGCCGATGGGAATCTCTTGCAGGAGTTAGATGGGAGTGAGTATGAGGGCACCGTCGCCCACATCCAGACCTACTGA